The Saccharomonospora glauca K62 genome has a segment encoding these proteins:
- the recN gene encoding DNA repair protein RecN, whose product MLAEMRIQGLGVIEEAALELHQGFTVVTGETGAGKTMVVTGLHLLSGGRSDASKVRAGSPKAIVEGRFTDVEGEQAVKILSDAGADVDEDGSVIAVRSVGADGRSRAHLGGRSVPVGVLGELAEQVLAVHGQNDQLRLLRPAEQRSVLDRFAGDAVAEPLADYRRVRREWLAVARELTERRARSRELAQQADLLRHGLTEIEAVNPAPGEDVELTEQVRRLTAVDELRDAAAAARLAIAGAADGDPDLPGALGLLAEAGRRLGAAEDAELRDLEPRVVEASVLLGEVERELTAYLDALDADPERLEAILARQAELKKLTRKYAADIDGVLAWAEDARARLESMDTSEEALDKLAARRDALAGELAEHAARLSAARRSAAAELAERITDELAGLAMGQATIEVVVRGREVDPAEKTALTVDGRTLAAGPDGVDDVEFLLRAHAKAPALPVHKAASGGELSRVMLAIEVVLAHADTVQTLVFDEVDAGVGGRAAVEIGRRLARLARTHQVLVVTHLPQVAAFADRHLVVDKGTADGVTRSGVRALAADERVTELARMLAGLDDTATGRAHAEELLRAAEEFKKSSAPAARRGKRRSVASS is encoded by the coding sequence GTGCTGGCCGAGATGCGTATCCAGGGCCTCGGAGTGATCGAGGAGGCCGCCCTCGAACTGCATCAGGGGTTCACGGTGGTCACCGGAGAGACCGGGGCCGGGAAAACGATGGTCGTCACCGGCTTGCACCTGTTGTCCGGCGGGCGCTCGGACGCCTCCAAGGTACGGGCGGGGTCGCCGAAGGCCATCGTGGAGGGGCGGTTCACCGACGTCGAGGGTGAGCAGGCGGTGAAGATCCTGTCCGACGCCGGGGCCGATGTGGACGAGGACGGCAGCGTGATCGCCGTGCGTTCGGTTGGCGCGGACGGCCGGTCGCGTGCCCACCTCGGGGGTCGCTCGGTGCCGGTGGGGGTGCTCGGGGAGCTGGCCGAGCAGGTCCTGGCCGTCCACGGGCAGAACGACCAATTGCGATTGTTGCGTCCCGCCGAGCAACGGTCCGTGTTGGACCGGTTCGCGGGGGACGCCGTCGCCGAGCCGCTGGCCGACTACCGGCGGGTTCGGCGGGAGTGGCTCGCCGTGGCCCGCGAACTGACGGAACGGCGGGCGCGCTCGCGGGAGCTGGCGCAGCAGGCCGATCTGCTGCGCCACGGGCTGACCGAGATCGAGGCCGTGAACCCGGCGCCGGGTGAGGACGTCGAGCTGACGGAACAGGTCAGGAGACTGACCGCCGTGGACGAGCTGCGCGACGCGGCCGCCGCGGCGCGGCTGGCGATCGCCGGGGCCGCCGACGGCGACCCCGACCTGCCGGGGGCGCTCGGGTTGCTCGCCGAGGCCGGACGCAGGCTCGGCGCGGCCGAGGACGCCGAGCTGCGAGACCTCGAACCGCGCGTGGTCGAGGCGTCGGTGCTGCTCGGGGAGGTGGAACGCGAACTCACCGCGTACCTCGACGCCCTCGACGCCGACCCGGAGCGACTGGAGGCGATCCTCGCGCGGCAGGCCGAGCTGAAGAAGCTCACTCGCAAGTACGCGGCCGACATCGACGGAGTGCTGGCGTGGGCCGAGGATGCGCGGGCCCGGCTGGAGAGCATGGACACCTCGGAGGAGGCGCTCGACAAGCTCGCGGCGCGCCGGGACGCTCTGGCCGGTGAGCTGGCGGAGCACGCCGCGCGTCTGTCGGCGGCCCGCCGGAGCGCCGCCGCCGAACTCGCGGAACGGATCACCGACGAGTTGGCGGGGCTGGCCATGGGACAGGCGACGATCGAGGTCGTGGTCCGCGGCAGGGAGGTCGATCCGGCGGAGAAGACGGCGTTGACCGTGGACGGCCGCACTCTCGCCGCCGGGCCCGACGGTGTGGACGACGTGGAATTCCTGCTGCGGGCGCACGCGAAGGCACCCGCTCTGCCGGTGCACAAGGCGGCCTCGGGCGGGGAACTCTCCCGCGTGATGCTGGCCATCGAGGTCGTGCTCGCCCACGCGGACACGGTGCAGACCTTGGTGTTCGACGAGGTCGACGCCGGGGTCGGGGGTCGAGCCGCCGTGGAGATCGGTCGTCGGCTGGCGCGGCTGGCCCGCACCCACCAGGTATTGGTGGTGACCCACCTGCCGCAAGTAGCGGCGTTCGCCGACCGGCACCTGGTGGTGGACAAGGGGACCGCCGACGGCGTGACCCGCAGCGGGGTTCGCGCGCTCGCCGCCGACGAGCGGGTCACCGAATTGGCCCGGATGCTCGCCGGTCTCGACGACACGGCCACCGGTCGCGCACACGCGGAGGAGCTGTTGCGCGCCGCCGAGGAGTTCAAGAAGTCGTCCGCTCCGGCGGCCCGGCGGGGAAAGCGTCGGTCGGTGGCGTCGTCCTGA
- a CDS encoding NAD kinase, with the protein MTESGRREVLLVVHPDRDTTRDAAGEVAVRLAAAGIGLRVLDEEVRRLVEPPDRELPCAVLAPSEDPAQGAELVLVLGGDGTLLRAAEVARPAGVPVLGVNLGRMGFLTEADYHALGDTVDRVVERRYRIEERMTVDVTVTLDDAVVARTWALNEASVEKCSRERVLDALIEVDGRPVSSFGCDGVLCSTPTGSTAYAFSAGGPVVWPEVEALLVVPSNAHAMFSRPLVVSRSSVITVQVDPDGSPAVLTCDGLRHVDLEPGSRVRVVAGEVPVRLARLWDGPFTDRLVHKFSLPVTGWRERHARRG; encoded by the coding sequence GTGACCGAGTCCGGGCGCCGAGAGGTGTTGTTGGTCGTCCACCCCGATCGGGACACGACGCGCGACGCCGCCGGGGAGGTCGCGGTCCGGCTCGCCGCCGCCGGCATCGGGTTGCGGGTGCTCGACGAGGAGGTCCGCCGACTCGTCGAACCGCCCGACCGGGAATTGCCGTGTGCCGTGCTGGCGCCGTCCGAGGACCCGGCGCAAGGCGCGGAACTGGTACTGGTCCTCGGGGGCGACGGAACCCTGCTGAGGGCGGCGGAGGTGGCGCGGCCCGCCGGGGTCCCGGTGCTGGGCGTGAACCTCGGGCGCATGGGTTTCCTCACCGAGGCCGACTACCACGCCCTGGGCGACACGGTGGACCGCGTGGTGGAGCGCCGCTACCGCATCGAGGAACGCATGACGGTGGACGTCACGGTGACGCTCGACGACGCCGTGGTGGCCCGGACGTGGGCGCTGAACGAGGCGAGCGTCGAGAAGTGCTCGCGGGAACGCGTCCTCGACGCGTTGATCGAGGTCGACGGAAGACCGGTGTCGTCGTTCGGGTGCGACGGCGTGCTGTGCTCGACGCCGACGGGGTCGACGGCCTACGCCTTCTCGGCCGGTGGTCCCGTGGTGTGGCCGGAGGTGGAGGCACTGCTGGTCGTCCCGAGCAACGCCCACGCGATGTTCTCGCGTCCGCTCGTGGTGTCGCGCTCGTCGGTGATCACCGTGCAGGTCGACCCGGACGGCTCGCCCGCGGTGTTGACGTGTGACGGGCTGCGGCACGTCGATCTGGAGCCGGGCTCCCGGGTTCGGGTCGTGGCCGGCGAGGTGCCGGTACGCCTGGCGCGGCTGTGGGACGGTCCGTTCACCGACCGGTTGGTGCACAAGTTCTCGCTGCCGGTCACGGGATGGAGGGAGCGGCACGCCCGCCGGGGTTAG